One part of the Coprobacter tertius genome encodes these proteins:
- a CDS encoding metal ABC transporter permease: protein MDILRYTFFQNALLAVLLVGVAGAIIGTYIVTRRLVFITGGITHASFGGLGLGFFLGISPTVTALFFAVLSALGVEWLSKRNAVREDSAIAAFWALGMALGVIFIFLTPGYTPGLSEFLFGNILTITHYDIMLFGGYTLVLSLFFIIFYRPVMYVAFDRDFAFTRHIPVRLIEYSMMLMVSVCVVLTIRLVGIMLLMSLLTMPQIIADQFCSRYKNILYLSGILAIISGLSGLFISYYINVPAGACIVFVLVILYIVTKIFVWAKRYRLPV, encoded by the coding sequence CTGGATATATTACGATATACATTTTTTCAGAATGCGTTGCTTGCTGTTTTACTGGTAGGAGTTGCCGGTGCGATAATAGGAACTTACATCGTAACCCGTCGTCTTGTATTTATAACAGGCGGAATTACTCATGCATCGTTCGGAGGTTTGGGCCTTGGATTCTTTTTAGGAATAAGTCCTACCGTAACAGCATTGTTTTTTGCCGTATTATCTGCTTTAGGAGTCGAATGGCTTTCTAAACGTAATGCGGTCAGAGAAGACTCTGCCATTGCGGCTTTTTGGGCTTTGGGTATGGCGCTCGGAGTTATTTTTATTTTCCTTACACCGGGTTATACACCGGGATTGAGTGAATTTTTATTCGGAAATATTCTTACGATTACTCATTATGACATTATGTTGTTTGGCGGTTACACATTGGTGTTATCTCTTTTCTTTATTATCTTTTATCGGCCGGTGATGTATGTCGCATTTGACCGGGATTTTGCTTTTACCCGGCATATTCCGGTGAGGCTTATAGAGTACAGCATGATGCTGATGGTTTCTGTTTGTGTAGTGCTTACAATTCGTCTGGTGGGTATCATGCTACTCATGTCGCTACTTACTATGCCGCAAATTATTGCCGATCAATTTTGCAGCCGATATAAGAATATTTTGTATTTGTCGGGTATATTGGCTATCATTAGCGGATTGTCCGGGTTATTTATTTCTTATTATATAAATGTTCCTGCCGGAGCTTGTATTGTATTCGTTTTGGTTATTTTGTACATTGTTACGAAAATATTTGTCTGGGCCAAAAGATACCGTTTACCTGTATAA
- a CDS encoding phospholipase, whose product MWIIILSILLLGAVTYGIHIYREKKIGEDVRPDEASRVIPDGCCGAHEVCEKESLLAAASKEIVYYDDEELDRFTGISSDGYTDEQSSEFADVFYTLQSDDVAGWIRSLQLRGIELPDSLKDEVLLVVGERRN is encoded by the coding sequence ATGTGGATCATTATTTTGAGCATATTATTATTGGGAGCGGTTACTTACGGGATACATATATATCGTGAAAAAAAAATAGGTGAGGATGTTCGACCCGATGAGGCTTCCCGTGTTATTCCCGACGGATGTTGCGGTGCACATGAGGTTTGTGAAAAAGAGAGCCTTCTGGCAGCTGCCAGTAAAGAGATCGTTTACTACGATGATGAGGAACTCGACCGATTTACCGGAATTTCTTCAGATGGTTACACCGATGAACAGTCATCGGAATTTGCAGATGTATTTTATACTTTACAGAGCGACGATGTTGCAGGTTGGATACGCAGTCTCCAGCTCAGAGGAATAGAACTTCCCGATTCTTTAAAGGATGAGGTTTTACTTGTTGTAGGAGAAAGGAGAAATTAG